The Triticum aestivum cultivar Chinese Spring chromosome 3A, IWGSC CS RefSeq v2.1, whole genome shotgun sequence genome includes a region encoding these proteins:
- the LOC123060318 gene encoding brassinosteroid LRR receptor kinase BRL2-like: protein MTFLIGVPVPAMPVAMDRMLLLVIFLLLLSTCTTTIVSAGTGDDAGALLRFKASVRKDPRGVLSSWQWQQRQQQGSPGGGGSGNGTWCRWYGVTCDGEGRVERLDLAGCGLSGRASFAALASIDTLRHLNLSGNAQLRADAAGDIHVLPRALRTLDLSDGGLAGSLPADMQLAYYYPNLTDVRLARNNLTGALPLNLMSPPSTIQVFDVAGNNMSGDVSGASFPDTLVLLDLSANRFTGTIPPSFSGCAGLKTLNVSYNALAGAIPESIGDVAGLEVLDVSGNRLTGAIPRSLAACSSLRILRVSSNNISGSIPESLSSCRALQLLDAANNNISGAIPAAVLGNLTKLEILLLSNNFISGSLPSTISACNSLRVADFSSNKIAGALPAELCTPGASLEELRMPDNLLTGAIPPGLANCSRLRVIDFSINYLRGAIPPELGMLRALEQLVTWLNQLEGQIPAELGQCRSLRTLILNNNFIGGDIPVELFNCTGLEWISLTSNRISGTIRPEFGRLSRLAVLQLANNSLVGDIPKELGNCSSLMWLDLNSNRLTGVIPHRLGRQLGATPLSGILSGNTLAFVRNAGNACKGVGGLLEFAGIRPERLLQVPTLRSCDFTRLYSGAAVSGWTRYQTLEYLDLSYNSLVGAIPEELGDMVLLQVLDLARNNLSGEIPASLGRLHDLGVFDVSHNRLQGSIPDSFSNLSFLVQIDVSDNDLAGEIPQRGQLSTLPASQYADNPGLCGMPLVPCSDRLPRASVAASSGAAAESTNARWPLPRAAWANAVLLAVMVTAGLACAVSIWAVAVRVRRREVREARMLSSLQDGTRTATTWKLGKAEKEALSINVATFQRQLRKLTFTQLIEATNGFSAASLIGSGGFGEVFKATLKDGSTVAIKKLIPLSHQGDREFMAEMETLGKIKHRNLVPLLGYCKIGEERLLVYEYMTHGSLEDMLHLPADGAPALTWEKRKTVARGAAKGLCFLHHNCIPHIIHRDMKSSNVLLDGMMEARVADFGMARLISALDTHLSVSTLAGTPGYVPPEYYQSFRCTAKGDVYSLGVVLLELLTGRRPTDKEDFGDTNLVGWVKMKVREGAGKEVVDPELVAAAAGDDETEMMRFLEMALQCVDDFPSKRPNMLHVVAVLREIDAPSSQPPLPAAGACNGHGHDA, encoded by the coding sequence ATGACATTCCTCATCGGCGTCCCCGTGCCAGCCATGCCAGTGGCGATGGATCGCATGCTCCTCCTCGTaatcttcctcctcctcttgtcGACTTGCACGACGACGATCGTGTCCGCGGGAACCGGCGACGACGCGGGGGCGCTCCTCCGCTTCAAGGCGTCCGTCCGAAAGGACCCTAGGGGCGTGCTCTCGTCTTGGCAatggcagcagcggcagcagcaagggTCGCCCGGCGGTGGTGGTAGTGGTAATGGCACGTGGTGCAGGTGGTACGGGGTGACGTGCGACGGCGAGGGCCGGGTGGAGCGGCTCGACCTCGCCGGCTGCGGCCTCTCCGGGCGCGCTTCGTTTGCAGCGCTCGCTTCCATAGACACGCTGCGCCACCTCAACCTCTCCGGCAACGCCCAGCTCCGCGCCGACGCCGCTGGGGACATTCACGTGCTCCCCCGCGCGCTACGGACGCTCGACCTGTCTGACGGCGGCCTCGCCGGCAGTCTCCCCGCCGACATGCAGCTGGCGTACTACTACCCCAACCTCACCGACGTCCGCCTCGCACGGAACAACCTCACCGGCGCTCTCCCTCTTAATCTAATGTCTCCGCCGAGCACGATCCAGGTGTTCGACGTCGCCGGGAACAACATGTCCGGGGACGTCTCCGGCGCGTCGTTCCCCGACACGCTCGTCCTGCTCGACCTCTCCGCCAACCGCTTCACCGGCACGATCCCGCCGTCCTTCTCTGGCTGCGCCGGCCTCAAGACGCTCAACGTATCCTACAACGCCCTCGCCGGCGCGATCCCGGAGTCGATCGGCGACGTCGCTGGCCTCGAGGTGCTCGACGTTTCGGGGAACCGCCTCACCGGCGCCATCCCACGCAgcctcgccgcgtgctcgtcgctGCGGATCCTCAGAGTCTCGAGCAACAACATCTCCGGCTCTATCCCGGAGTCCCTGTCGTCGTGCCGCGCGCTCCAGCTGCTCGACGCGGCCAACAACAACATCTCCGGCGCGATCCCGGCCGCGGTGCTCGGGAACCTCACCAAGTTGGAGATCCTGCTTCTCAGCAACAACTTCATCTCGGGATCGCTCCCGAGCACCATCTCTGCCTGCAACAGCCTCAGGGTCGCCGACTTCAGCAGCAACAAGATCGCCGGCGCGCTGCCCGCCGAGCTCTGCACGCCCGGCGCGTCGCTGGAGGAGCTCCGGATGCCGGACAACCTCCTCACCGGCGCGATCCCTCCCGGGCTGGCCAACTGCTCGCGCCTGCGGGTGATCGACTTCAGCATCAACTACCTGCGCGGCGCCATCCCGCCGGAGCTCGGCATGCTCCGTGCCCTGGAGCAGCTCGTGACGTGGCTCAACCAGCTAGAAGGCCAGATCCCCGCGGAGCTCGGGCAATGCCGGAGCCTCCGCACGCTCATCCTCAACAACAACTTCATCGGCGGCGACATCCCCGTCGAGCTCTTCAACTGCACCGGCCTCGAGTGGATCTCGCTCACGAGCAACCGGATCAGCGGCACGATcaggccggagttcggccggctgTCCCGGCTCGCCGTGCTGCAGCTGGCGAACAATAGCCTCGTGGGCGACATCCCCAAGGAGCTCGGCAACTGCAGCAGCCTGATGTGGCTGGACCTCAACAGCAACAGGCTCACCGGCGTGATCCCGCACCGCCTCGGCCGGCAGCTCGGGGCGACGCCGCTGAGCGGCATCCTGTCCGGCAACACGCTGGCGTTCGTCCGCAACGCTGGGAACGCGTGCAAGGGCGTGGGTGGGCTGCTGGAGTTCGCCGGCATCCGGCCGGAGCGGCTGCTGCAGGTGCCCACCCTCAGGAGCTGCGACTTCACGCGGCTCTACTCCGGCGCGGCGGTGAGCGGGTGGACGCGGTACCAGACGCTGGAGTACCTGGACCTCTCGTACAACAGCCTCGTCGGCGCCATCCCGGAGGAGCTGGGCGACATGGTGCTGCTCCAGGTGCTCGACCTGGCGAGGAACAACCTCAGCGGCGAGATCCCGGCGTCGCTCGGCCGCCTCCACGACCTCGGCGTGTTCGACGTGTCGCACAACCGGCTGCAGGGCAGCATCCCGGACTCCTTCTCCAACCTCTCCTTCCTCGTGCAGATCGACGTCTCCGACAACGACCTCGCAGGCGAGATCCCGCAGCGCGGGCAGCTCAGCACGCTGCCGGCGAGCCAGTACGCCGACAACCCTGGCCTCTGCGGCATGCCGCTGGTGCCGTGCAGCGACCGGCTGCCGAGGGCGAGCGTCGCGGCCTCCTCCGGCGCTGCAGCTGAAAGTACAAACGCCAGGTGGCCTCTGCCGAGGGCGGCGTGGGCGAACGCCGTGCTCCTGGCCGTGATGGTCACCGCCGGGCTGGCGTGCGCAGTGTCGATCTGGGCGGTGGCGGTGCGCGTGCGGcggcgggaggtgcgggaggcgcGGATGCTGAGCAGCCTGCAGGACGGGACGCGGACGGCGACGACGTGGAAGCTGggcaaggcggagaaggaggcgctgAGCATCAACGTGGCCACCTTCCAGCGGCAGCTCCGGAAGCTCACCTTCACGCAGCTGATCGAGGCCACCAAcggcttctcggcggccagcctgaTCGGCTCCGGCGGGTTCGGCGAGGTGTTCAAGGCGACGCTCAAGGACGGCTCCACGGTCGCCATCAAGAAGCTGATCCCGCTGAGCCACCAGGGCGACCGCGAGTTCATGGCGGAGATGGAGACGCTGGGCAAGATCAAGCACCGGAACCTCGTGCCCCTGCTCGGCTACTGCAAGATCGGCGAGGAGCGGCTCCTCGTCTACGAGTACATGACCCACGGCAGCCTGGAGGACATGCTCCACCTCCCGGCCGACGGCGCGCCGGCGCTGACGTGGGAGAAGAGGAAGACGGTGGCGCGCGGGGCGGCCAAGGGGCTCTGCTTCCTGCACCACAACTGCATCCCGCACATCATCCACCGCGACATGAAGTCCAGCAACGTGCTCCTCGACGGCATGATGGAGGCCCGCGTCGCCGACTTCGGCATGGCCAGGCTCATCAGCGCGCTCGACACGCACCTCAGCGTCAGCACCCTCGCTGGGACCCCCGGGTACGTGCCGCCGGAGTACTACCAGAGCTTCCGGTGCACCGCCAAGGGCGACGTCTACTCCCTCGGCGTGGTGCTGCTGGAGCTGCTCACCGGGCGGCGGCCCACCGACAAGGAGGACTTCGGGGACACCAACCTCGTCGGCTGGGTCAAGATGAAGGTCAGGGAGGGCGCCGGCAAGGAGGTCGTGGACCCGGAGCTCGTCGCGGCCGCGGCCGGCGACGACGAGACGGAGATGATGAGGTTCCTGGAGATGGCGCTGCAGTGCGTGGACGACTTCCCGTCGAAGAGGCCCAACATGCTGCACGTGGTCGCCGTGCTCAGAGAGATCGACGCGCCGTCGTCGCAGCCTCCATTACCGGCGGCAGGCGCGTGCAATGGGCATGGCCACGACGCGTAG